From a single Cytophagales bacterium WSM2-2 genomic region:
- the recG gene encoding ATP-dependent DNA helicase RecG — MNNFFETSIEFLKGVGPQRATLLQKDLKIFTFGDLIQHYPFRYEDRTKFYSIREIDDSMPYVQIKGKFTGFEAIGLRNKKRLVGYFTDGKDEMEMVWFQRIDWVLQKIKPGIEYVAFGKPTRYGSKINIAHPEVEPVTENNLKGNSFQPVYNVSEKLRARYIDSKQIAKLELELLRLAETHIRETLPEFLLRQQNLVSKKEALRNIHFPKNQKLLLAAQQRLKFEELFYIQLRLIKLKLVRQGKFKGQIFNDAAILTQFYKEHLPFELTEAQKRVIREIYSDMKSGKQMSRLLQGDVGSGKTIVAFICILLVIGGDAQAALMAPTEILAQQHYANLKKHADRMGISIALLTGSVKKSQRKPIHEQLQSGELKILIGTHALLEEEVKFKKLGLAIIDEQHRFGVAQRSKLWQKNPDVYPHILVMTATPIPRTLAMTLYGDLEISVIDELPKGRKPIQTTHQFDSQRLRVNGFIRSQVDAGRQVYVVYPLIEESEKLDLKHLMDGYESMARAFPDVPISIVHGQMKPEAKDYEMARFVKGETKIMVATTVIEVGVDVPNASVMIIESAERFGLSQLHQLRGRVGRGAEQSYCILMTSYKLGVDTKTRIETMVRTNNGFEIAETDLKLRGPGDLMGTQQSGTLDLLIADLGKDGKILQQAREAAIELLNHDPDLAKPENSVIKKQIELTRKTAVNWSRIS; from the coding sequence TTGAATAATTTCTTCGAGACATCCATCGAATTCCTGAAAGGCGTTGGGCCGCAACGCGCAACTCTGCTCCAAAAAGACCTGAAAATTTTCACATTCGGAGATCTTATTCAACATTATCCCTTCCGCTATGAAGACCGCACCAAATTCTATTCGATCCGTGAGATAGATGATTCGATGCCTTACGTGCAAATCAAAGGGAAGTTTACTGGTTTTGAAGCTATTGGTCTACGAAACAAAAAAAGATTAGTCGGATATTTCACCGATGGCAAGGATGAAATGGAGATGGTGTGGTTTCAACGCATTGACTGGGTGCTGCAGAAAATAAAACCCGGGATCGAGTATGTAGCGTTTGGGAAACCGACCCGTTATGGCAGCAAAATCAATATTGCCCATCCCGAGGTTGAGCCAGTTACAGAAAACAACCTGAAGGGAAATTCTTTTCAGCCAGTCTACAACGTAAGCGAAAAACTTCGCGCCAGGTACATCGACAGCAAGCAAATTGCGAAACTTGAACTTGAACTTCTCCGCCTTGCAGAGACGCACATTCGTGAAACCCTCCCGGAATTTTTACTGAGGCAACAGAACTTGGTAAGTAAGAAGGAGGCGTTGCGAAATATACACTTCCCGAAAAACCAGAAACTTTTACTGGCTGCCCAGCAACGCCTCAAATTTGAAGAGCTATTTTACATTCAACTCCGGCTGATCAAGTTGAAATTGGTCCGCCAGGGAAAATTCAAGGGCCAGATTTTTAATGATGCCGCTATTCTTACCCAATTTTATAAGGAACACCTTCCATTCGAATTGACGGAAGCACAGAAACGTGTGATCCGTGAAATTTATTCAGACATGAAATCGGGAAAGCAGATGAGTCGTCTTTTGCAGGGAGACGTTGGAAGCGGAAAAACAATTGTTGCATTCATTTGCATCCTGTTAGTAATCGGTGGAGACGCGCAGGCGGCATTGATGGCCCCTACCGAAATACTTGCGCAGCAGCACTACGCCAATCTGAAAAAACATGCGGACAGGATGGGCATCTCCATCGCACTACTAACAGGTTCGGTAAAAAAATCGCAACGCAAACCCATTCATGAACAATTGCAAAGCGGAGAATTAAAAATTTTGATTGGTACGCATGCCCTGCTTGAAGAAGAAGTAAAATTTAAAAAGCTTGGGCTTGCAATCATTGACGAGCAGCATCGCTTCGGAGTCGCGCAGCGCAGCAAACTCTGGCAGAAGAATCCCGATGTCTATCCTCATATACTGGTCATGACAGCTACACCCATTCCCCGTACGTTAGCAATGACGTTGTATGGAGACCTGGAGATTTCGGTAATCGATGAATTGCCGAAAGGCCGCAAACCGATACAGACTACACATCAGTTTGATTCGCAACGGCTGAGGGTGAATGGCTTTATCCGTTCACAAGTTGATGCCGGAAGGCAAGTTTATGTTGTGTACCCGTTGATTGAGGAATCCGAAAAATTGGATCTCAAACATCTGATGGACGGATACGAAAGCATGGCTCGCGCCTTTCCGGATGTACCGATCAGTATTGTTCACGGGCAAATGAAACCAGAGGCAAAGGATTATGAAATGGCTCGCTTTGTAAAGGGAGAAACAAAAATCATGGTCGCTACAACGGTGATCGAAGTGGGTGTGGACGTGCCCAATGCTTCGGTGATGATTATTGAAAGCGCAGAGCGTTTTGGATTATCTCAGCTTCATCAATTGCGAGGACGGGTGGGAAGAGGAGCTGAACAATCTTACTGTATATTAATGACCAGTTATAAGTTGGGTGTTGATACGAAAACCAGGATCGAAACTATGGTGCGAACCAATAATGGTTTTGAGATTGCAGAAACAGATCTTAAGCTCCGTGGCCCCGGCGACCTGATGGGTACGCAGCAAAGCGGAACACTTGATTTACTGATTGCGGACCTGGGCAAGGATGGAAAAATACTTCAGCAAGCCCGGGAGGCAGCGATTGAACTTTTAAACCATGACCCGGATCTGGCGAAACCTGAAAATTCGGTGATCAAAAAACAGATCGAACTTACCCGGAAAACTGCAGTCAACTGGAGTAGAATCAGTTGA